The proteins below come from a single Methyloprofundus sedimenti genomic window:
- a CDS encoding transposase, whose translation MFDIKKSPYDPAKYCDRTKKLKIDYCTEIADISLDKLIFLDEMGAGLNLSPLYGRAPSDQRVYDEAPVAKGQRISMVGAMTSAGMKTALNFEGTMTGLVFLYFLKHFLCPLLAEGDYVVMDNASVHKVDEIKDLIQRLCHRKVWNFI comes from the coding sequence ATATTCGATATAAAAAAAAGTCCGTACGATCCAGCTAAATATTGTGACCGAACTAAAAAGCTAAAAATAGACTATTGCACTGAAATCGCCGATATATCGCTCGATAAGCTCATTTTTCTTGATGAAATGGGCGCAGGACTGAATCTCTCACCTCTTTATGGGCGAGCACCGTCAGATCAGCGTGTTTATGATGAAGCGCCGGTTGCTAAAGGGCAGCGTATAAGTATGGTCGGGGCAATGACATCAGCCGGTATGAAAACCGCCTTAAATTTTGAAGGAACCATGACAGGACTTGTATTCCTCTACTTTTTGAAGCATTTTCTTTGCCCCTTACTCGCTGAAGGTGACTATGTTGTGATGGATAATGCCTCAGTTCATAAAGTAGATGAAATTAAGGATCTTATTCAAAGGCTATGTCACCGTAAAGTATGGAATTTCATATAA
- a CDS encoding helix-turn-helix domain-containing protein, with product MPAPYSVDIRKKVLNAIEIDKQSKPDIAKRFAVSYSFVYTLWQHYQETGMIAAKKVGGHVAPKVDEAGALEIKEWLIKKPDLTLNDLCDRYAEHFGISMGKSSMDRALKRMNIRYKKKSVRSS from the coding sequence GTGCCAGCCCCTTACTCAGTCGATATTCGAAAAAAAGTGCTCAATGCTATTGAGATAGACAAACAAAGTAAACCTGATATAGCTAAACGTTTCGCTGTTTCTTATTCTTTTGTTTATACCTTATGGCAACATTACCAGGAAACTGGCATGATTGCAGCCAAAAAAGTAGGCGGGCATGTTGCACCAAAAGTAGATGAAGCGGGTGCTCTTGAGATAAAAGAATGGCTAATAAAAAAGCCTGATTTGACACTAAATGATCTTTGTGACCGATATGCTGAACACTTTGGTATTAGCATGGGGAAAAGTTCAATGGATAGAGCTCTTAAGCGTATGAATATTCGATATAAAAAAAAGTCCGTACGATCCAGCTAA
- a CDS encoding TonB-dependent receptor, with the protein MILPQLEDISGFEDVLGKEALYPDIRIDLKNIRYDFKGEWNDPIEGIHNIRFLYAYVDYQHTENEGGSVFTMFENDTGEGRFEVDHHFGEDFTGTLGVQWTDQDFSALGIETFVPETKKNSWGIFTTQNYQWNDWLFSGGVRFEQTKIDPDADSLSLRGSALPPAALPDELNFNAVSGSLSVTWSIIPEQADIYLAFDYAQRSPDIQELLSFGPHLSTRTFDIGNVALNNETMQRIDLGFDWQSDWLNVKLNGFYNWIDDFIYQRNTGLFYEIDNEVIRQRCVSAAECVPIYAYNQQNARFVGYEAEASMPVFESSFATVSLTVFSDYVRARFKNDDVPRIPPLRYGAELNVGNYDWNTSLRYSRSEAQRHSGANETETDGYNLLSFSADYHWDDTGWGDLWVFTKASNLLNEEIRNPVSFLRNYAPEPGFSFVVGFRADF; encoded by the coding sequence TTGATACTACCACAACTTGAGGATATAAGCGGTTTCGAGGATGTTTTAGGAAAAGAGGCCTTGTATCCTGATATACGCATAGACCTGAAAAACATCCGCTATGATTTTAAAGGCGAATGGAACGATCCGATAGAGGGTATTCACAATATACGTTTTCTTTATGCCTATGTTGACTATCAACATACAGAAAACGAAGGCGGGTCAGTTTTTACAATGTTTGAAAATGATACCGGAGAAGGCCGTTTTGAAGTCGATCACCATTTTGGCGAGGATTTCACCGGCACACTTGGCGTGCAATGGACGGATCAGGATTTTTCCGCGTTGGGTATAGAAACCTTTGTACCGGAAACCAAAAAAAATTCCTGGGGCATATTCACCACCCAAAACTATCAATGGAATGATTGGCTCTTTAGCGGTGGGGTTCGTTTTGAACAGACAAAGATAGATCCCGATGCAGATAGCCTTAGTTTACGGGGCAGCGCATTACCGCCTGCCGCCTTACCGGATGAACTGAACTTTAACGCGGTATCAGGTTCGCTGTCAGTTACCTGGAGCATCATCCCCGAACAGGCCGATATTTATTTGGCGTTTGACTATGCGCAACGTTCACCCGATATACAGGAACTTTTATCATTCGGCCCGCATTTATCGACGCGTACCTTTGATATAGGCAATGTCGCTTTAAATAACGAAACCATGCAGCGTATTGACCTTGGATTCGACTGGCAATCCGATTGGCTGAACGTCAAACTGAACGGCTTTTATAACTGGATTGATGATTTTATCTATCAACGCAATACCGGTTTATTTTACGAAATTGATAATGAAGTGATTCGTCAGCGTTGTGTCAGTGCTGCAGAATGTGTGCCTATTTACGCCTATAACCAGCAAAATGCAAGGTTTGTAGGTTATGAGGCGGAAGCCAGTATGCCGGTCTTCGAGTCATCCTTTGCCACCGTCTCGTTGACCGTGTTCTCTGATTATGTACGTGCACGTTTTAAAAATGATGATGTGCCTCGCATACCGCCGTTACGCTATGGCGCAGAATTAAATGTTGGTAATTATGACTGGAACACAAGCTTACGTTATTCGCGTAGCGAGGCGCAACGCCATAGCGGAGCAAATGAGACTGAAACCGATGGCTATAACCTGCTCAGTTTCAGTGCTGATTATCATTGGGATGATACAGGCTGGGGAGATCTATGGGTATTTACCAAAGCAAGCAATCTATTGAACGAGGAAATCCGCAATCCTGTCTCCTTTTTAAGAAATTATGCGCCCGAGCCAGGCTTTAGCTTTGTTGTCGGCTTTCGGGCAGATTTTTAA